The Thermoanaerobaculia bacterium genomic interval GGACCCCCTCCGGGACGCGGTCCGCCAGCACCGAGGTCGCGCGGTCGAAGCCGTCGTCGGTGCGCCGCGACACCGACCATTCGATGTTGCCCGCTGAGTCGGACTGGTGCTGGAACCGGACGGCTTCGCGGTCGAGGCGCGCCGGCACGCCGTCGGGAGAGGAGAAGTTTCGTCCCGCGTAGCTCAGCGCGATGCCGGTCTCGGGAGAAGCCGCGATCAGCAGCACCCCGTCGCGGGCCGTGCCCTCGTCGAGCGCCGACGTCGGATGATCGTCGGTCAGGGCGGCATACGAGCCGCGGAAGGAATACTGGAGCGATCCGGGAAGGCTGCCGAAGAGGTTCGCCTCCGTGCGGGAGAAGCCCCCGCCCGCGCCGCCGACGTCGGTGCTGCTCGCGAAATCCCCGTTCACGACTCTCGCCAGATGGATCCGGTCGGCGGCGGTCGAGCGGTAGGGCTCGGCCGCGGATTCCGACGTGATCTCGCGCAGCACGTCCGCCGGAAGCCGGTCCCGCCACGACCAGACGTCCAGTTCGCTCTTTCCGACGGGCGTCGATTTCGCGGGAACCAGGTCGATCGCGATCGTCGAGACCGTCGGCGTGGCCTGGTGCCAGAGACGGATGAGCGAGGGGTAGAAGCCGGTCTTGTACGCGATCACGTCGTAGACGCCGGCGGGAACGCCTTCGACCTGGAAGGAGCCGTCGGGCTGCGTCCGGGCGCGGTTCAGGCGGGCATCCGAGACGCCGTAGACGAACACGAGCGCGCCCGGAATGGGGACCTGGAGGTGCTTGACGATTCCGGCGACGGGCGCGGCGTCGCCCCAGGCGGCGGGAGCCGCGGCGAACGCCAAAAGCCAGATCAAGCCGGACCCGCGTAGTCGGCTCATATCGATCCGTCGAGGAGGGTATACCCCGGGGGGCGGGATGTCAAAGGGCGTCCTCCTTTCGGAACATGCCGCCGAGGACGTGGCCGACGATCGCGGGGTTTTCCTTCAGTCTTCTCAGCGAGTAACCCCGCCAGGCCGTTCCGTAGGGGACGTACACCCGCAGGCGATGGCCCTGCCGGATGATCAGCCGGCGGAGGCCGACCGTCACTCCCATCAACATCTGGAACTCGTAGTCCTCGCGGCGCGCCGATCGCCGCTCGATCGAATGGAGCGCCTCGACGACCATCGCTTCGTCGTGGGTCGCGATCCCGACCGGGACCCGCGCCTCCAGGAGCCGGTCCGTCGCGTACGCGTAGCTCCGGCGGATCAGGTCGGGGTGCCGGAAGGCGATCTGGCGAGGCTCGACGTAGATCCCCTTGCAGATCCGAACCGGCCATCTTTCCGCGACGGCGAGGGCGACGTCCGCCTGGGTCCGCCGGAGGTAGGCCTGGAGCACGATCCCGACGTTGTCGAATTCGGCGCGAGCGC includes:
- a CDS encoding carboxypeptidase-like regulatory domain-containing protein translates to MIWLLAFAAAPAAWGDAAPVAGIVKHLQVPIPGALVFVYGVSDARLNRARTQPDGSFQVEGVPAGVYDVIAYKTGFYPSLIRLWHQATPTVSTIAIDLVPAKSTPVGKSELDVWSWRDRLPADVLREITSESAAEPYRSTAADRIHLARVVNGDFASSTDVGGAGGGFSRTEANLFGSLPGSLQYSFRGSYAALTDDHPTSALDEGTARDGVLLIAASPETGIALSYAGRNFSSPDGVPARLDREAVRFQHQSDSAGNIEWSVSRRTDDGFDRATSVLADRVPEGVRHDEIRGRWEREAEESRAGVTVRVYRRDLSDDANSADPRHGSLLDGGLSAAAERSVAGPLSLGARVDARTGSAGS
- a CDS encoding proline dehydrogenase family protein, whose amino-acid sequence is MSLFDRAIAATLPLVPSPLVRRVASRYVAGETLDDALAAVDRLNREGASATLDVLGEDVTRREETRFFVDEYRRALAGIAERGLDSNVSVKLSAMGLKFDPELAWENFREVAAEAKRRGNFVRIDMEDSSVTQATIDLFRRARAEFDNVGIVLQAYLRRTQADVALAVAERWPVRICKGIYVEPRQIAFRHPDLIRRSYAYATDRLLEARVPVGIATHDEAMVVEALHSIERRSARREDYEFQMLMGVTVGLRRLIIRQGHRLRVYVPYGTAWRGYSLRRLKENPAIVGHVLGGMFRKEDAL